The Streptomyces seoulensis genome contains a region encoding:
- a CDS encoding nucleotidyltransferase domain-containing protein translates to MDAPSPHRRFLDEVVPRIRQDLRVAGIAVTGSVSGGHCDVYSDVDLIVVIEDESFDSVMQERLTLIGSWASLVAGFTGEHVGEPRLIVTLVGPPLLHVDFKFVRGSDFATRTEDPHILWDRDGVLAGSLAEHPVTAPPLDLQWIEDRFWIWVHYGATRLGRGELFEAIGFLSYLRETVLGPLAAWRVGATPRGVRRLESIAPDETRDLQATICGYDRDDIGRALLASVELYRQWLGETGTPVERRHHAEKLAMQYLHDVIGQEA, encoded by the coding sequence ATGGACGCCCCTTCACCGCACCGCCGGTTCCTCGACGAGGTGGTTCCTCGGATTCGGCAGGACTTGAGAGTGGCCGGTATCGCCGTCACGGGGTCGGTCTCGGGGGGACACTGCGATGTCTACTCCGACGTCGATCTGATCGTGGTCATCGAGGACGAGTCGTTCGACTCGGTCATGCAGGAGCGGCTCACGCTGATCGGCTCCTGGGCCTCCCTTGTGGCAGGGTTCACCGGTGAGCACGTCGGTGAACCGCGCCTGATCGTCACGCTGGTCGGGCCGCCCCTCCTCCACGTCGATTTCAAGTTCGTACGAGGCTCCGACTTCGCCACGAGGACCGAGGACCCGCACATTCTCTGGGACCGGGACGGGGTCCTTGCGGGCTCGCTCGCGGAGCATCCGGTGACAGCCCCGCCGCTCGACCTCCAGTGGATCGAGGACCGATTCTGGATCTGGGTGCACTACGGCGCGACGAGACTCGGCCGCGGCGAACTGTTCGAAGCCATCGGCTTCCTCAGCTACTTGCGTGAGACCGTACTGGGTCCTCTGGCCGCCTGGCGGGTGGGCGCGACACCCCGCGGCGTCCGTCGCCTCGAATCCATCGCACCGGACGAGACGCGCGACCTTCAGGCAACGATCTGCGGCTACGACCGAGACGACATCGGCCGGGCTCTCCTCGCCAGCGTCGAGCTCTACCGCCAGTGGCTCGGCGAGACCGGAACGCCGGTCGAACGCCGCCACCACGCCGAGAAGCTCGCCATGCAGTACCTCCACGACGTCATCGGCCAGGAGGCATGA
- a CDS encoding NIPSNAP family protein — protein MEYVIDPAKIESFESFGRRWMELVDRHGGTHHGYFLPAEGASDRAMALFSFPSLAAYEEYRALFGEDPDFIDADRIRDESGCVLRYERTFMRPLLPEST, from the coding sequence GTGGAGTACGTGATCGATCCGGCGAAGATCGAGTCGTTCGAGAGCTTCGGACGCCGCTGGATGGAGCTGGTCGACCGGCATGGTGGCACGCACCATGGTTACTTCCTGCCTGCAGAGGGTGCGAGCGACAGGGCGATGGCCTTGTTCAGCTTCCCCAGCCTCGCCGCGTACGAGGAGTACCGGGCACTGTTCGGCGAGGATCCCGACTTCATCGACGCGGACCGCATCCGGGATGAAAGTGGCTGTGTACTGCGCTACGAGCGGACCTTCATGCGCCCGCTCCTCCCCGAATCGACCTAA
- a CDS encoding response regulator has product MIRVLVAEDQSAVRAGLVLILGSAPDVEVAGEAADGERAVELARELRPDVVLMDVQMPLLDGVSATRLITVEGLADVLLLTTFDLDEYVFGALRAGAAGFLLKNAEARELLEAVRTVARGEGVVAPAVTRRLIAEFAAQPARTADRTVLDGLTPREREVLLRVGEGLSNAEIGARLAMAEGAVKTHVSRLLAKLGLRSRVQAAVLAQELGL; this is encoded by the coding sequence GTGATCCGAGTCCTGGTCGCCGAGGACCAGTCGGCCGTACGGGCCGGTCTCGTGCTCATCCTGGGCAGCGCGCCCGACGTGGAGGTGGCCGGGGAGGCGGCGGACGGCGAGCGAGCGGTGGAGCTGGCAAGGGAGCTGCGGCCGGACGTGGTGCTGATGGACGTACAGATGCCGCTGCTGGACGGGGTGTCCGCGACCCGGCTGATCACGGTCGAGGGTCTGGCCGACGTGCTGCTGCTGACCACCTTCGACCTCGACGAGTACGTCTTCGGGGCGCTGCGGGCCGGGGCGGCCGGGTTCCTGTTGAAGAACGCCGAGGCGCGCGAGCTGTTGGAGGCGGTGCGGACGGTGGCGCGCGGGGAGGGTGTGGTCGCCCCGGCGGTGACCCGGCGCCTGATCGCCGAGTTCGCCGCCCAGCCGGCCCGTACGGCCGACCGGACCGTGCTGGACGGGCTGACCCCGCGCGAGCGCGAGGTGCTGTTGCGCGTCGGCGAGGGGCTGTCCAACGCCGAGATCGGGGCCCGGCTGGCAATGGCGGAGGGCGCGGTGAAGACCCACGTCAGCCGGCTACTGGCGAAGCTGGGACTGCGCAGCCGGGTCCAAGCAGCGGTGCTGGCACAGGAGTTGGGGCTGTAG
- a CDS encoding site-specific integrase gives MLFDRSLIYPYAFRHSYAQRHADAGTPVDVLRELMDHKSIAMTQRYYTVSLKRKSEAVAKLSAHVLDQHGHLSPSSSTAYEMRSVAVPYGGCTEPSNVKAGGQACPIRFQCAGCGFYRPDPSYLPAIEHHINELRADRETALAMGAAEFVTTALTAQITAYQRVIDRMTTHLASLPASERAQIEEASTVLRKARAGDNHTLIPLTTARPKDPR, from the coding sequence CTGCTCTTCGACCGGTCCCTGATCTACCCCTACGCCTTCCGCCACTCCTACGCCCAGCGCCACGCAGACGCCGGCACCCCCGTCGACGTGCTGCGCGAACTGATGGACCACAAGTCCATCGCCATGACCCAGCGCTACTACACCGTCTCCCTCAAACGGAAAAGCGAAGCAGTGGCCAAACTCAGCGCACACGTCCTCGACCAGCATGGCCACCTCAGCCCCAGCTCGAGCACGGCCTACGAGATGCGCTCCGTCGCCGTTCCCTACGGCGGCTGCACCGAGCCGTCGAACGTCAAAGCCGGCGGCCAGGCGTGCCCCATCCGCTTCCAGTGCGCTGGCTGCGGCTTCTACCGCCCCGACCCCTCCTACCTGCCCGCCATCGAGCACCACATCAACGAACTACGAGCAGACCGCGAAACCGCACTCGCCATGGGCGCCGCCGAGTTCGTCACCACCGCCCTCACCGCACAAATCACCGCCTACCAGCGCGTCATCGACCGCATGACCACACACCTGGCATCTCTCCCCGCCTCCGAACGCGCGCAGATCGAAGAGGCCAGCACCGTGCTGCGCAAAGCACGAGCAGGCGACAACCACACCCTCATCCCCCTCACCACTGCCCGACCGAAAGACCCGCGATGA
- a CDS encoding site-specific integrase, whose product MSTATAPVTALGAPTRATKKSWETWLRAHIDPAWRPGEWDSARWLFTGDLDNPRTSSSRCRTRRCDMIVRAQETFCTYCSDQRRKSGLPREEFAATFTPARSRSLPLTVVGPCTLTRDGVRCVRPQVSGGLCAAHHGSWKYHKSRGTLERWLRSRATPFTENPDCMVTHCSGWAMNSSGLCNYHWRTWRAECRSSTGPVPAAQWAPHQPLYLLAHQFHLAPLPELLRWEALYAVQQMDQWVRALEPHWIRGVISHLTTADTLLDATNAARLTKPHQSAVRTLENLQSAARAGYSEFSGIALIDQDVIDLRVLGLRHSASGKRRHLPGRVDLRTVRQPWLRQALRHWVTTARPTTEDFKRTFHATTIASTALAQRADAGEDPVALTFADATLAVDAFRAARKRDGTPYSSSFRRSLLGMFFQLIAYGRRCGTLDDLAGTFTRVPVEHVISVEEPNEDFIGKAIPESVIRQLDAHLDTLGTGNTYGCRDIAPDARHLLYRTMYIVLRDTGRRPLEIVSLARDCLETHNGQPTLIWDNHKRKRHRRRLPITTSTADAIRTWQARRDQLHLPAKGDRYLFPSLTPLSDAPHISSTYLSDALRLWADALPPLHAEGTDSKGQ is encoded by the coding sequence GTGAGTACCGCTACCGCGCCCGTGACTGCACTGGGGGCGCCGACGAGGGCCACGAAGAAGTCGTGGGAGACATGGCTGCGTGCCCACATCGATCCCGCGTGGCGGCCGGGGGAGTGGGACAGCGCCAGATGGCTGTTCACGGGAGACCTCGACAACCCGCGCACCTCGTCTTCCCGGTGCCGCACCCGCCGCTGCGACATGATCGTGCGCGCTCAAGAGACGTTCTGTACCTACTGCTCGGACCAGCGCAGAAAGAGCGGCCTGCCGCGGGAGGAGTTCGCCGCCACTTTCACCCCCGCCCGTTCCAGATCCCTGCCGTTGACGGTCGTCGGGCCGTGCACGCTCACCCGGGACGGCGTGCGGTGCGTACGCCCTCAGGTATCGGGGGGCCTGTGCGCCGCCCACCACGGATCATGGAAGTACCACAAGTCCCGAGGCACGCTCGAGCGGTGGCTTCGCAGCCGGGCAACACCGTTCACCGAAAACCCGGACTGCATGGTGACCCACTGCTCCGGCTGGGCGATGAACTCCAGTGGGCTGTGCAACTACCACTGGCGCACCTGGAGAGCGGAATGCCGCTCCAGCACCGGCCCCGTGCCTGCCGCTCAGTGGGCACCGCACCAGCCCCTTTATCTGCTGGCGCACCAGTTCCACCTCGCCCCGTTGCCCGAGCTGCTGCGCTGGGAAGCGCTGTACGCCGTGCAGCAGATGGATCAGTGGGTACGTGCCCTGGAACCTCACTGGATCCGCGGCGTGATCAGCCACCTCACCACGGCCGACACGCTTCTGGACGCCACCAACGCGGCCCGGCTCACCAAGCCGCATCAGTCTGCCGTCCGCACATTGGAGAACCTGCAGTCCGCCGCCCGCGCCGGATACAGCGAGTTCTCCGGGATCGCCCTCATCGACCAGGACGTCATCGATCTGCGCGTCCTCGGGCTGCGCCACAGCGCCTCCGGCAAGCGCCGGCATCTGCCCGGCCGCGTCGATCTCCGCACCGTCCGCCAGCCCTGGCTGCGCCAGGCGCTGCGTCATTGGGTGACCACCGCCCGCCCCACCACGGAAGACTTCAAGCGCACCTTCCACGCGACGACCATCGCCTCCACGGCTCTCGCCCAGCGCGCCGACGCCGGCGAGGATCCCGTCGCCCTGACCTTCGCCGATGCCACCTTGGCCGTCGACGCTTTCCGTGCCGCACGCAAACGAGACGGCACCCCCTACTCGTCCTCCTTCCGGCGCAGCCTGCTGGGGATGTTTTTCCAGCTCATCGCCTACGGTCGCCGCTGCGGCACCCTCGACGACCTGGCCGGCACCTTCACCCGCGTGCCCGTCGAGCACGTCATCTCCGTGGAAGAACCCAACGAGGACTTCATCGGCAAGGCCATCCCCGAATCCGTCATCCGGCAACTGGACGCCCACCTCGACACCCTGGGCACCGGAAACACTTACGGCTGCCGCGACATCGCCCCAGACGCTCGGCACCTCCTGTACCGCACGATGTACATCGTCCTGCGCGACACCGGGCGCCGCCCGCTCGAGATCGTCTCCCTGGCCCGTGACTGCCTGGAAACCCACAACGGCCAGCCCACCCTGATCTGGGACAACCACAAGCGGAAACGCCACCGCAGACGTCTGCCGATCACAACCTCCACCGCCGACGCCATCCGAACCTGGCAAGCCCGCCGCGACCAACTGCACCTTCCCGCCAAAGGAGACCGATACCTCTTTCCATCCCTCACCCCCCTGAGCGACGCCCCCCACATCTCCAGCACCTACCTCAGCGACGCCCTCAGGCTCTGGGCAGACGCCCTGCCCCCGCTCCACGCCGAGGGCACCGACTCCAAAGGTCAATGA
- a CDS encoding tyrosine-type recombinase/integrase has protein sequence MDQAYVAERSISPVTGVERWVVADARTYDLHAEACAFLAGLRSKGRSPNTERVYAGRLALYLNYCAGHRIEWSCPSFMALSGLQQWLVTTPLPARSRRCPTTAAPRYRSQGTANAVMTAVTDFLRFGALHGWVPSQTAGLLSEPKFLRFLPTGYDAGERGQWRQVQASAFRFQVSEPGYEDLSSQQIRRMIADTPRARDRFLIALLAATGLRIGEALGLRQEDLHFLASSRSLGCPVQGPHLHVRRRTDNPNRALAKSRHSRCLPLTPDIVAFYTDYQHERNQVAQSAETGMVFVNLFRPPLGRAMTYPNAKSVFDRLARRAGHPARPHMLRHSAATHWLRGGVDRDVVQKLLGHASPLSMDRYRHVDESETRAAVDRAQAWREDQ, from the coding sequence ATGGATCAGGCCTATGTAGCTGAGCGTTCGATCTCCCCGGTGACGGGTGTGGAGCGGTGGGTGGTGGCCGACGCACGTACCTACGACCTGCATGCCGAGGCGTGTGCGTTTCTGGCGGGGTTGCGTAGCAAGGGCCGCTCGCCGAACACGGAACGGGTCTACGCAGGCCGTCTCGCCCTCTATCTGAACTACTGCGCAGGGCACCGTATCGAGTGGTCGTGTCCGAGTTTCATGGCGTTGTCCGGGCTGCAGCAGTGGCTGGTCACCACGCCGCTGCCGGCCCGCAGCCGCCGCTGTCCGACCACGGCTGCGCCCCGCTACCGTTCGCAGGGAACGGCGAACGCGGTGATGACGGCGGTCACGGACTTTCTGCGCTTTGGCGCGCTCCATGGCTGGGTCCCTTCCCAGACGGCCGGCCTGTTGTCGGAGCCGAAGTTCCTGCGGTTCTTGCCGACCGGTTACGACGCCGGCGAGCGCGGCCAGTGGCGTCAGGTCCAGGCGTCGGCCTTTCGTTTCCAGGTCAGCGAGCCCGGCTACGAGGACCTGTCCTCACAGCAGATCCGCCGCATGATCGCGGATACGCCCCGGGCGCGGGACCGTTTCCTCATCGCGCTGCTCGCCGCGACCGGCCTGCGGATCGGGGAGGCCCTGGGCCTGCGCCAGGAGGATCTGCATTTCCTGGCCTCGTCACGCTCGCTGGGATGTCCCGTGCAGGGCCCGCACCTTCATGTGCGGCGCCGCACCGACAACCCGAACCGGGCCCTGGCCAAGTCCAGACACTCCCGCTGCCTCCCCCTCACCCCCGACATCGTCGCCTTCTACACCGACTACCAGCACGAACGGAACCAGGTGGCCCAGTCGGCCGAAACGGGCATGGTGTTCGTGAACCTATTCCGCCCGCCGCTGGGCCGGGCCATGACCTACCCGAACGCCAAGAGCGTCTTCGACCGTCTGGCCCGCCGCGCCGGGCATCCGGCTCGCCCGCACATGCTGCGCCACTCCGCAGCCACCCACTGGCTGCGCGGGGGAGTGGACCGGGACGTGGTTCAAAAGCTGCTGGGGCACGCCTCGCCGCTGTCCATGGACCGCTACCGCCACGTCGATGAGTCCGAGACCCGGGCGGCTGTCGACCGGGCCCAGGCATGGCGGGAGGATCAGTGA
- a CDS encoding restriction endonuclease encodes MAENFEPRLNNDAPLLTGVSDLADAYTRLSAAGDPQRRGKDFEHLLQRAFQLAHFEVELNPRIAHPRQTDLSARYGDHRYLLEAKWQAAKADMDVLGGLRDRLRRTSAAVVGVLVSISGFTRTLVEEVSRERQTPILLIDQEDLLSALREPTTLPGLLRAKQEALITHGQVHLGESARAHATTRRPDRALPARDLHLRDADGEQHPYLTVPGGFAPAVFATAVTNVDWSFGRGRGVCMDIPIQARTADDLLRLIHGLDELGLASARPTWALQQNDISWFGIGAGELIQALDDAQQRMAEPAAPHHSEQLVYCDTALGGLYTLTAIIAAAEPSPARQQADECTPSSSQRNRTPAPLLVSQCQHLDITAIKISWLDQQPVDPLATIVEHDSVTVRTSSSASSCTIATPRTASTPCSKAGR; translated from the coding sequence GTGGCCGAGAACTTTGAACCCAGGCTGAACAACGACGCCCCACTCCTCACAGGCGTCAGCGACCTAGCTGACGCGTACACGCGACTCAGCGCCGCAGGCGATCCACAACGCCGAGGGAAGGACTTCGAGCACCTACTGCAGCGAGCCTTCCAGCTCGCTCACTTCGAGGTAGAGCTCAACCCGCGGATCGCACACCCACGTCAGACGGACTTGTCCGCCCGCTACGGAGACCATCGGTACCTCCTGGAAGCCAAGTGGCAAGCCGCGAAGGCGGACATGGACGTACTCGGCGGTCTACGCGACCGCTTGCGCCGGACCAGTGCCGCCGTAGTAGGTGTGCTCGTCAGCATCTCGGGCTTCACCCGAACCCTCGTAGAGGAAGTCAGCCGAGAGCGTCAGACACCGATCCTTCTGATCGACCAAGAGGATCTGCTGAGCGCTCTTCGGGAGCCGACAACACTGCCCGGCCTGCTCAGAGCCAAGCAAGAGGCACTGATCACTCATGGCCAGGTGCATCTCGGCGAGTCTGCACGGGCACACGCCACAACCCGTAGGCCAGACCGCGCACTGCCAGCCAGAGACCTGCATCTCCGCGACGCCGACGGGGAGCAACACCCTTACCTAACTGTTCCGGGCGGCTTCGCCCCCGCAGTGTTCGCTACCGCCGTCACAAACGTGGACTGGTCCTTCGGTCGCGGCCGCGGCGTATGTATGGACATCCCCATCCAAGCCCGTACTGCAGACGACTTGCTACGTCTGATCCACGGCCTTGATGAACTCGGACTGGCCAGCGCACGTCCCACCTGGGCTCTCCAGCAGAACGACATCTCATGGTTTGGAATCGGCGCCGGCGAACTCATACAGGCTTTGGACGACGCCCAGCAGCGTATGGCGGAGCCGGCCGCCCCACACCACAGCGAGCAACTCGTCTACTGCGACACCGCCCTGGGCGGCCTCTACACACTGACGGCAATCATCGCTGCGGCAGAGCCGTCACCCGCCAGGCAGCAAGCGGACGAGTGCACCCCCTCGAGCAGCCAACGCAACAGAACGCCTGCTCCCCTACTGGTCTCGCAATGCCAACACTTGGACATCACGGCAATCAAGATCAGCTGGCTTGATCAACAACCAGTAGACCCGCTAGCCACCATCGTGGAACACGACTCAGTCACGGTCAGGACTTCGTCGTCGGCCTCGTCGTGCACGATCGCTACTCCGCGAACGGCAAGCACGCCGTGCTCGAAGGCTGGCCGCTAG
- a CDS encoding helicase associated domain-containing protein has translation MLFDGDDIGRWLERQSRPGIWAQLSAEQQERLSLLGVKPVERPAPAVVAPRSVKGPGKAQQAFRRGVAALAQYVAREGHHRVPRMHAEEIAVEGEAVPVVVRLGVWVSNTKARRDKLTQEQLNALRELGLDWA, from the coding sequence GTGCTGTTCGACGGCGATGACATCGGGCGATGGCTGGAGCGGCAGTCCCGGCCGGGTATTTGGGCGCAGTTGTCCGCTGAGCAGCAGGAGCGGCTGTCCCTTCTGGGCGTGAAGCCTGTCGAACGGCCCGCTCCAGCCGTAGTGGCCCCGCGTTCAGTGAAAGGGCCGGGCAAGGCTCAGCAGGCGTTCCGGCGCGGCGTGGCTGCCCTCGCCCAGTACGTCGCCCGCGAAGGTCACCATCGTGTCCCCAGGATGCATGCAGAGGAGATCGCGGTGGAGGGTGAGGCTGTCCCGGTGGTCGTGAGGCTGGGGGTGTGGGTCTCCAACACCAAGGCCCGGCGGGACAAACTCACTCAGGAGCAGCTCAACGCGCTACGGGAACTCGGACTGGACTGGGCGTAA
- a CDS encoding SDR family oxidoreductase, translating into MKIAVIGGTGLIGSQVVADLNAAGHEAVPHSKSTGIDVITGEGLDEAMAGADVVVNLTNSPTFDEASLTFFQTSMDNLLTAADRSGVGHFVVLSIVGTDQVPELDYYRAKTLQENLLAAGPVPYSIVRATQFMEFIDAVLSWTTDADTVRLPATPIQPIAAKDVAAAVAEVAAGAPLNGIRNIAGPEIFALDELGRITLSHKGDNRTVVNDPTAGMLSVVKGNALTDENAHLAATRYTDWLS; encoded by the coding sequence ATGAAGATCGCAGTCATCGGCGGTACCGGACTGATCGGCTCACAGGTCGTCGCGGACCTGAACGCGGCCGGGCACGAGGCGGTACCCCACTCCAAATCCACCGGGATCGATGTCATCACCGGCGAGGGACTGGACGAAGCGATGGCAGGAGCCGACGTCGTCGTCAACCTGACCAACTCCCCGACCTTCGACGAAGCCTCCCTGACGTTCTTCCAGACCTCGATGGACAACCTCCTGACCGCGGCGGACAGAAGCGGAGTCGGCCACTTCGTCGTCCTCTCCATCGTCGGTACCGACCAGGTACCGGAGCTGGACTACTACCGCGCCAAGACGCTCCAGGAGAACCTCCTCGCAGCCGGACCTGTCCCCTACTCGATCGTCCGGGCAACGCAGTTCATGGAGTTCATCGACGCCGTCCTGTCCTGGACCACCGACGCCGACACCGTCCGCCTGCCCGCCACCCCGATCCAGCCGATCGCCGCCAAGGACGTGGCCGCAGCGGTGGCTGAGGTCGCCGCCGGTGCACCGCTGAACGGCATCCGCAACATCGCCGGCCCAGAGATCTTCGCCCTGGACGAGCTAGGCCGGATCACCCTGTCCCACAAAGGCGACAACCGCACCGTCGTGAACGACCCCACCGCCGGCATGCTCTCCGTCGTCAAGGGCAACGCCCTCACCGACGAGAACGCTCACCTCGCCGCAACCCGCTACACCGACTGGCTCTCCTGA
- a CDS encoding nitroreductase, producing MDVYEAVTSRRAVRAYTDREVPADTLERVLSAAAWTPSASNLQPWHTYAVTGAPLAEIKKRAGERLAAGDPWDDPEYEQYPQALKSPYRERRSAFGEQRYGALGIARQDIEARQRAASANWDCFGAPAALFCYIDRDLGRPQWSDVGMYLQTVMLLLRSEGLHSCTQMAWAKFHRTVAEVLSPPDELMLFCGMSIGFEDPTARDARTGRAPLGETVTFMGDT from the coding sequence ATGGACGTCTACGAGGCAGTCACGAGCCGGCGGGCGGTGCGCGCCTACACCGATCGAGAAGTCCCGGCGGACACGCTGGAGCGCGTACTCTCCGCCGCGGCCTGGACGCCCTCCGCATCCAACCTCCAGCCCTGGCACACCTACGCCGTGACCGGCGCACCCCTCGCCGAGATCAAGAAGCGCGCCGGCGAACGCCTCGCCGCAGGCGACCCCTGGGACGACCCGGAGTACGAGCAGTACCCACAAGCGCTGAAGTCCCCCTACCGCGAGCGCCGGTCCGCCTTCGGCGAGCAGCGGTACGGCGCGCTCGGCATCGCCCGCCAGGACATCGAGGCACGCCAGCGGGCCGCTTCGGCGAACTGGGACTGCTTCGGCGCACCCGCCGCCCTGTTCTGCTACATCGACCGCGACCTCGGCCGACCGCAATGGTCCGACGTCGGCATGTACCTGCAGACCGTGATGCTCCTGCTGCGCTCCGAGGGGCTGCACAGCTGCACCCAGATGGCGTGGGCGAAATTTCACCGGACCGTCGCCGAGGTCCTGTCACCCCCGGACGAGCTCATGCTCTTCTGCGGCATGTCGATCGGGTTCGAGGACCCCACAGCCCGTGACGCCCGCACCGGCCGCGCCCCGCTCGGCGAAACGGTCACCTTCATGGGCGACACCTGA
- a CDS encoding FMN-dependent NADH-azoreductase encodes MATLLHIDSSVFPGETSSSRSVTAAFRETWEEQHPQGTVIYRDLAADPVPHITAAAWSAGYAAPGERTPEQSAAFAAREKLIEELERADAILIGAPMYNFSIPSTLKAWLDSVLLLGRTAGEVPSAQGTPAVVVASRGGSYAPGTPRESFEFVQNYLEATLRDTLGLDLEFIVPELTMAPRNAAMSALVPLYEASRERAFDDATIKAKELVERLGA; translated from the coding sequence ATGGCCACGCTGCTGCACATCGACTCGTCCGTGTTTCCCGGCGAGACGTCCTCGTCCCGTTCCGTCACGGCCGCGTTCCGCGAGACCTGGGAGGAGCAGCACCCTCAGGGCACGGTGATCTACCGCGACCTGGCGGCCGACCCGGTCCCGCACATCACCGCCGCCGCCTGGTCGGCCGGATACGCCGCTCCCGGCGAGCGCACCCCGGAGCAGTCCGCCGCGTTCGCGGCGCGCGAGAAGCTCATCGAGGAACTGGAACGGGCGGACGCCATCCTGATCGGCGCCCCCATGTACAACTTCTCGATCCCGTCGACCCTCAAGGCATGGCTGGACAGCGTCCTGCTGCTCGGCCGCACCGCCGGGGAAGTACCCTCCGCGCAGGGCACGCCGGCGGTCGTGGTCGCCAGCCGCGGCGGCTCCTACGCGCCCGGCACCCCGCGTGAGAGCTTCGAGTTCGTGCAGAACTACCTGGAGGCCACGCTCAGGGACACCCTTGGCCTGGATCTCGAGTTCATCGTCCCGGAGCTCACCATGGCCCCCCGCAACGCGGCCATGTCCGCACTCGTCCCCCTCTACGAGGCCTCTCGCGAGCGGGCCTTCGACGACGCGACCATCAAAGCCAAGGAACTCGTGGAACGTCTCGGGGCGTGA
- a CDS encoding MarR family winged helix-turn-helix transcriptional regulator — protein sequence MSADVTPATPATPSRVTDRPGDTSPFALGLLLRRAHWRAAAVMEESLRPLGIELRHFAVLIVLVDRGPTVQRDLAAATGSDKAAIMRIVDDLERRGLAVRKGVPGDRRVRAVEITPQGVELFDAAHVAAEPLAERLVAGLSPGESEKLSDLLTRIAHPSDGQA from the coding sequence ATGTCCGCCGACGTCACTCCCGCCACTCCCGCCACTCCCTCGCGCGTCACTGACCGCCCCGGGGACACCTCGCCTTTCGCCCTCGGCCTGCTGCTGCGCCGGGCGCACTGGCGTGCGGCCGCCGTGATGGAGGAGTCGCTGCGGCCGCTCGGCATCGAGTTGCGTCATTTCGCCGTGCTGATCGTGCTCGTCGACCGTGGACCCACGGTCCAGCGGGACCTTGCGGCCGCCACCGGGTCCGACAAGGCGGCCATCATGAGGATCGTCGATGATCTGGAGCGTCGGGGGCTGGCCGTCCGCAAGGGTGTGCCGGGGGACCGGCGGGTGCGCGCCGTGGAGATCACGCCTCAGGGTGTCGAACTCTTCGACGCGGCCCACGTGGCGGCGGAGCCGCTGGCCGAGCGGCTGGTCGCCGGCCTGAGCCCCGGTGAGTCCGAGAAGCTGTCGGACCTGCTGACCCGGATCGCCCATCCCTCGGACGGGCAGGCGTAG
- a CDS encoding response regulator, whose product MPIRVLLADDQTLVRASFAMLVASAGDMEVVAEAGTGRQAVDLARSARADLVVMDIRMPDLDGIEATRLIAADEDLAGVKVLVLTTYDTDEHIVDALRAGASGFLVKDIRPAELLDAIRTVATGDSLLSPGPTSRLIARFLRAPDTAMSAVGGPDGLSERERQVLTLVARGFNNTEIAEALGLSPLTAKTHVSRIMGKLGARDRAQLVIVAYESGLVTPGTL is encoded by the coding sequence ATGCCGATCCGCGTACTGCTCGCCGACGACCAGACCCTCGTACGGGCCTCGTTCGCGATGCTCGTCGCGTCCGCCGGGGACATGGAGGTCGTCGCCGAAGCGGGCACCGGGCGGCAGGCCGTGGACCTCGCCCGTTCCGCGAGGGCCGACCTTGTCGTGATGGACATCCGCATGCCCGACCTGGACGGCATCGAGGCGACCCGGCTCATCGCCGCCGACGAGGACCTGGCGGGCGTGAAGGTGCTCGTCCTGACGACGTACGACACCGACGAGCACATCGTCGACGCGCTGCGGGCCGGGGCGTCCGGCTTCCTGGTGAAGGACATCCGGCCGGCCGAACTCCTCGACGCCATCCGGACCGTGGCCACCGGCGACTCCCTGCTCTCGCCGGGACCCACCTCACGGCTCATCGCCCGTTTCCTGCGCGCACCCGACACGGCGATGTCAGCCGTGGGCGGGCCGGACGGGCTGTCCGAGCGGGAGCGGCAGGTGCTCACCCTGGTCGCGCGCGGGTTCAACAACACCGAGATCGCCGAAGCGCTGGGGCTCAGCCCGCTCACCGCGAAGACCCATGTCAGCCGGATCATGGGCAAGTTGGGGGCACGTGACCGGGCGCAGCTGGTGATAGTGGCGTACGAGTCGGGTCTCGTGACACCCGGGACGCTCTGA